In the genome of Paenarthrobacter ilicis, the window GCAGGGAAAGGACGCTCCAATCCCTCGCCGTTGAGCTGGTCAATCCTCCAGAACTGCACGCTGCGCCTTGCCATCCGTCTCCCCTGACTCCCTGAACCCAAAACTACCGGTGGGGTCAGACAAAAAAGCCGCTGACCGCCGTCGGGCGTCCCGTCGCCTCAGCGGATGTATTTGGGTCCTTCCGTGAACAACTCATCCATTTCCTGGTGACTGCGCGTCCCTGCCAAACCGGACCAGTTTCCATCGCCCAGAATCTCTGTGGCTACCCGGGCCACTTTCGCGTAGGCGGCCTTGGCGGTATTGCCTCCCACGCTGACACGCCGCACCCCGGCGTCGTGCAGTTCCATGGGCGACGGCGCCCCCAGGCCCGCCAAAGCATTCAGGGGTGCGTTGATTCCGGTGGAGAGCTGGTGCAGGACGTGAAGGTCCACGACGCCTGGGACAAAGACTCCGTCCGCACCCGCCAGGAGGTAGGACTCGGCCCTGGTGAGCGTTTCCTGATACGCAGAGTCCGGAAAACGGCCCGAGAGATAGGTGTCGGTGCGGGCATTGATGAACAACGGAATGCCGCGGTCGTCCGCCGCGGCGCGGATGAGGGCGATGCGGCGCGATTGCTCCTTGATATCCGTGAGGGGATCTGCACCGGAATCCTCGATATTGATCCCCACCGCACCAGTGTCCAACACCGCATGAACGGTGGCTTGGAGCTCATCGTCAGTGCGTCCGTACC includes:
- a CDS encoding isocitrate lyase/PEP mutase family protein, which translates into the protein MTAHSGSLAKAEQFRQLHAPGPKPLVLVNVWDAASARVVQEAGASAIATSSSAVSWSLGYRDGDHVPWGLAMAALGRVVAATPLPVTADIETGYGRTDDELQATVHAVLDTGAVGINIEDSGADPLTDIKEQSRRIALIRAAADDRGIPLFINARTDTYLSGRFPDSAYQETLTRAESYLLAGADGVFVPGVVDLHVLHQLSTGINAPLNALAGLGAPSPMELHDAGVRRVSVGGNTAKAAYAKVARVATEILGDGNWSGLAGTRSHQEMDELFTEGPKYIR